In Podospora pseudopauciseta strain CBS 411.78 chromosome 3, whole genome shotgun sequence, one genomic interval encodes:
- the CYC1 gene encoding iso-1-cytochrome c (COG:C; EggNog:ENOG503P3WW), producing the protein MPVGAGDSKKGANLFKTRCAQCHTLEAGGGNKIGPALHGLFGRKSGTVEGYAYTDANKQKGVVWDDQTLFDYLENPKKYIPGTKMAFGGLKKDKDRNDLITFLKESTA; encoded by the exons ATGCCTGTCGGAGCCG GTGATTCCAAGAAGGGTGCCAACCTCTTCAAGACCCGTTGCGCTCAGTGCCACACCCTTGAGGCTGGCGGCGGCAACAAGATCGGTCCTGCGCTCCACGGCCTTTTCGGACGCAAGTCTGGTACCGTTGAGGGCTACGCCTACACCGATGCCAACAAGCAGAAGGGTGTTGTCTGGGATGACCAGACCCTC TTCGACTACCTCGAGAACCCCAAGAAGTACATCCCCGGCACCAAGATGGCTTTCGGTGGTctcaagaaggacaaggacagAAATGACCTCATCAC TTTCCTCAAGGAGTCTACCGCTTAA
- a CDS encoding hypothetical protein (EggNog:ENOG503P4T9), with product MASTATIPRFLLPQRGLIWRRLSPANTTSPVVLVRFSSTSQSKDGKPLVLEKPERFVPPSHGSRLPGSRRSTLGDGPRHYGGDLSESELKAQAKKDYPMTPPPEGTWAHWFFSQKWVHITVTLGTLTALSIWTFTLNYKHNTPFGDMLPPMSDFFWHPISSTRALVEVIRLNEAHNTARIQEKRRRLVEDVAKRTAYRRAHGLPEEYGMFGLKKATIDPDQVFGTEGGEKKEQQGTTVVDDASPIAPEPKRLTDEQQKEMVGELKKKWLGIF from the exons ATggcctcaacagcaacaatccCCCgctttctcctcccccaacgaGGCCTAATCTGGAGACGCCTCTCCCCcgcaaacaccacctcccccgtcgtcctcgtccgcttctcctccacatcccaaTCCAAAGACGGCAAacccctcgtcctcgaaaAGCCCGAACGCTTCGTCCCCCCATCACATGGCTCCCGTCTCCCCGGCTCCCGCCGCTCAACCCTCGGCGACGGCCCCCGCCACTACGGCGGTGACCTCTCCGAGTCCGAACTAAAAGCCCAAGCCAAAAAGGACTACCCCatgacccctccccccgagGGCACCTGGGCGCATTGGTTCTTTTCCCAAAAATGGGTTCACATCACCGTCACCCTT GGCACCCTTACAGCCCTCAGCATATGGACCTTCACCCTGAACTACAAGCACAACACTCCCTTCGGCGACATGCTCCCTCCCATGTCCGACTTCTTCTGGCACCCCATCTCGTCCACCCGCGCCCTCGTCGAAGTCATCCGCCTCAACGAAGCTCACAACACTGCCCGCATccaagaaaagagaagaagactcGTCGAGGACGTCGCCAAAAGGACAGCGTATAGAAGAGCGCACGGCTTGCCAGAGGAGTACGGCATGTTTGGACTCAAGAAGGCCACCATTGACCCAGACCAGGTGTTTGGCAcagagggtggtgagaagaaggagcagcaaGGGACAACGGTGGTGGACGATGCCTCGCCTATCGCTCCGGAACCAAAGCGATTGACGGACGAGCAGCAAaaggagatggtgggtgagctgaagaagaagtggCTGGGTATCTTTTGA
- the RRP42 gene encoding Exosome complex component rrp42 (EggNog:ENOG503NYZK; COG:J), which produces MASSTNVHLSPAELSYLHTSLSLNPPIRPDGRSPTQYRPLSAETGILPGTNGSARICFADGTEAIVGVKAEVEKTRRRWDDDTIFGENQNQEEGEEQDEGEEQGSSDWVELTVEIPGYRDDDSGTVFLGQMLCEALLADGGFVRRLRINRRFHWKVYLDILLISPPLSYPLPLLSLTTHLALLATRLPKLKSEGDEDPFFDDDWAAAPYLYARNPTTKRVTERPPVTLLVMAVGGNVIFDPSKEELAVADVVLAVSVGDDASSREGRMDVDGRSNNSGRNLKLLSIRTVDPPSRLTPPGVANAANSAYGHAQVVSTGANQKMPEARQTESEAVEGVWKPPRGGAKAVVMGALVQKVLVRGGVADEVLDALEGVDTS; this is translated from the exons atggcctcctccacaaacgtccacctctcccccgccGAGCTCTCCTACCTCCACACCTCCCTCAgtctcaacccccccatccgcccCGACGGCCGCTCGCCGACTCAGTACCGGCCTTTGTCCGCCGAGACGGGGATCCTGCCTGGGACGAACGGCTCGGCTCGGATCTGCTTCGCGGACGGGACCGAGGCGATCGTGGGGGTGAAGGCAGAAGTGGAAAAGACGAGGCGGAGGTGGGATGACGATACTATCTTTGGGGAGAATCAAAAccaggaagaaggagaagaacaagatgagggggaggagcaggggAGTAGTGATTGGGTTGAGCTCACGGTTGAGATTCCGGGGTACAGGGACGATGATAGTGGGACGGTGTTTTTGGGGCAGATGCTTTGTGAGGCGCTGCTTGCTGatggggggtttgtgaggCGGTTGAGGATTAATAGACGGTTTCATTGGAAGGTTTATCTTGAT ATTTTGTTGATCAGCCCGCCGCTTTCGTATCCGCTTCCTTTGCTGTCATTAACAACCCACCTCGCCCTTCTGGCCACCCGCCTCCCTAAACTCAAGTCAGAAGGGGATGAAGACCCGTTTTTTGACGACGATTGGGCTGCGGCACCGTATCTGTACGCACGAAACCCGACCACGAAAAGAGTTACCGAACGCCCGCCTGTGAcgttgctggtgatggcggtgggggggaaTGTCATTTTTGACCCGagcaaggaggagctggcaGTGGCGGATGTGGTGCTGGCTGTTTCGGTTGGGGATGACGCTTCGTCGCGAGAGGGTAGGATGGATGTGGATGGGAGGAGCAACAACTCGGGCAGGAATCTGAAGCTGTTGTCTATCAGGACGGTGGACCCGCCTTCGAGACTGACGCCGCCGGGGGTGGCCAACGCGGCGAATAGCGCTTATGGGCATGCGCAGGTTGTGAGTACGGGTGCGAACCAGAAGATGCCCGAGGCGAGGCAGACGGAGAGCGAGGCTGTGGAGGGTGTTTGGAAACCGCCTAGGGGTGGTGCCAAGGCTGTTGTGATGGGGGCGTTGGTGCAAAAGGTGCTGGTTAGAGGTGGGGTGGCGGATGAGGTGCTGGATgctttggagggggttgacaCTTCTTGA
- a CDS encoding hypothetical protein (EggNog:ENOG503NXJH; COG:O), with product MTLKRFKADVVTARQKITGGGLAGVLDLKDGISDGEIVLSLQHPELGRKVRLHLLAQDTGDYPDNNSFMMYTEDDPPAPIEKLIKRTADYLIGLTVYEVASEISKQMSLTEGVSEDQDEGDMSDDEFGFQSEADDDYDDELFGLKEGSGRPKNATVKELIALSPTDKLLLSRLKRDLRQVHNAGFKIGLVSSFAQTSIYGIVSISVRVENLGLSEEVLEAWNLEASEYIVLLLRFDGYSPLETVIEKAVSSIQVSFRIRKCKKYKPSEQEARNAFITVTNPGVRPEDDEEGQTAQASDTEALQKFFISNSLDQFLNESFISIVKTRERTGYDWDQANRHYQNCVTQPDDPVPTDESVSDDRPERHPLLGDHLKDAHGGERSFPLVAMQFAMRYIIRCTEYCLRCHQKIEAEFEALQPYVCDNPLCLFQYMSMGFGPSIEPMILNEPYVVDLLVSLCYAAVSDPSGHRNALQPFGISSAAQVTGVGSTAQVIGVGSAAQLSSVGYGAIRNLPVGLRFKVPNLLNVTGCKWRGILNGNRLVLCENMDDIRQLAGYKWIAWVTTDNMIQHGRVEEVHLPSSTAVLSIRPGHSYTALPVDQRGLLQAPVGIAGAPVRVFPYDTDFDDLPDADKGHAMRQILENLPSILQMEAWLTSHPRCLFKDMDGISPAAASILQWIVSSNRSCIYQVDRHRYRASPENSEQPAGKGRDRQHQRILGMDSWVQFRFAQGSPEKERQFSRALQQIASRKDFKGHPTILAWHGSNLANWHSILRTGLDFKVVACGRAYGNGVYFSPDFNTSIYYAQSGMTWPNSDLQITQCMSLNEIINVPEEFVSAAPHYVVSQLDWQQCRYLFVKPRPELCSTQASTQASTQASTPAPVTPHGSYTLARNKSNVTTKPNVGASTPPSTHGKGAVPMRTQQKGREVKGENSAVLKIPLSAIPLRTIQVAGTDATTSTLLAKRVRDSPELSEDEDAVDVALLVSDTETNGPAAQRRRKMSTAQGDRAKLGLTPSVNITPLWT from the coding sequence ATGACACTGAAGCGGTTCAAGGCCGACGTGGTCACCGCCCGACAGAAGATCACTGGCGGTGGCCTCGCTGGAGTTCTAGACCTCAAAGATGGCATTTCTGATGGCGAGATCGTCTTGTCACTTCAACACCCCGAGCTTGGCCGAAAAGTACGGCTTCATTTGTTGGCGCAGGATACCGGCGATTACCCTGACAACAACTCATTCATGATGTATACCGAGGATGACCCGCCAGCTCCCATCGAAAAGTTGATCAAGAGAACTGCCGACTATCTCATAGGTCTAACCGTCTACGAGGTAGCTTCAGAAATTTCCAAGCAGATGAGTTTGACGGAAGGTGTGTCGGAGGATCAAGACGAGGGAGACATGAGCGACGATGAGTTTGGCTTCCAATccgaggccgacgacgatTACGATGACGAACTCTTCGGGCTAAAAGAGGGGTCAGGTCGACCCAAAAATGCAACGGTCAAGGAGCTGATTGCACTATCCCCGACGGACAAGCTGTTGCTTTCACGCCTGAAGCGCGACTTGCGCCAAGTGCACAATGCCGGCTTCAAAATTGGGCTTGTCTCTAGCTTCGCCCAGACATCCATCTATGGCATCGTTTCGATCTCGGTGCGAGTTGAGAATCTGGGGCTGtcggaggaggttttggaggcgtGGAACCTGGAGGCTAGCGAATACATTGTGCTTTTGCTGCGCTTTGATGGCTACAGCCCGCTCGAGACTGTCATCGAGAAGGCAGTGTCCTCAATCCAGGTCAGCTTTCGAATTCGCAAGTGCAAAAAGTACAAGCCATCGGAGCAGGAAGCAAGGAACGCATTTATTACTGTCACGAATCCTGGCGTGAGACCagaagatgacgaggaagggCAAACTGCTCAGGCTTCGGACACCGAAGCACTTCAGAAGTTTTTCATTTCCAACTCGTTGGATCAGTTCTTGAACGAGAGCTTTATTTCGATCGTGAAGACCAGAGAGAGAACGGGCTACGACTGGGACCAGGCAAATCGCCACTACCAGAACTGCGTAACCCAACCGGACGATCCAGTCCCGACCGATGAATCCGTGTCTGATGACAGGCCGGAACGCCATCCACTGCTGGGGGATCACTTGAAAGATGCCCATGGAGGCGAGAGAAGCTTTCCTTTGGTGGCGATGCAGTTTGCTATGCGCTACATCATCAGGTGCACCGAATACTGTCTGAGATGTCATCAGAAAATCGAAGCTGAGTTCGAGGCACTCCAACCATATGTCTGCGACAACCCTCTTTGCTTGTTTCAGTACATGTCAATGGGATTTGGCCCCAGCATCGAGCCCATGATCCTCAACGAGCCGTATGTGGTTGATCTCCTCGTCAGCCTTTGCTACGCCGCGGTTTCAGACCCTTCTGGTCATCGGAATGCGCTACAACCGTTCGGCATCAGCTCTGCAGCCCAGGTAACCGGCGTCGGCTCTACAGCCCAGGTAATCGGCGTCGGCTCTGCAGCACAACTATCCAGCGTCGGCTATGGGGCGATACGCAACCTCCCGGTTGGCCTGCGATTTAAAGTACCAAATCTACTAAACGTGACAGGCTGCAAGTGGAGGGGGATTCTGAATGGTAATAGGCTGGTTCTCTGTGAGAACATGGACGACATCCGACAACTGGCTGGGTACAAGTGGATCGCTTGGGTTACTACCGACAATATGATTCAACACGGACGAGTAGAGGAGGTTCACCTTCCAAGCAGCACCGCCGTACTTTCGATTAGGCCGGGGCATTCATATACTGCTCTTCCCGTCGATCAACGGGGGCTTCTCCAGGCGCCAGTTGGCATTGCTGGCGCGCCCGTGAGAGTGTTTCCCTACGACACCGACTTCGATGATCTGCCTGATGCCGATAAAGGCCACGCCATGAGACAAATTCTCGAGAACCTCCCTTCCATTCTTCAGATGGAGGCATGGTTGACAAGTCATCCGCGATGTTTGTTCAAGGACATGGACGGAATATCACCTGCCGCAGCTTCCATTTTGCAGTGGATCGTCTCATCCAACAGATCTTGCATCTATCAAGTTGATCGCCACCGATATCGAGCATCACCCGAAAATTCAGAACAACCAGCAGGAAAGGGACGAGATCGACAGCACCAGCGCATCTTGGGAATGGACTCATGGGTTCAGTTCCGGTTTGCCCAAGGCTCGCCCGAGAAAGAACGCCAGTTCTCTCGGGCACTCCAACAAATTGCTAGCAGGAAAGATTTCAAGGGTCATCCTACCATTCTGGCGTGGCATGGGAGCAATCTTGCTAATTGGCACAGCATCTTGCGAACAGGCCTGGATTTCAAGGTTGTCGCGTGCGGCCGTGCCTATGGCAACGGGGTCTATTTCAGTCCAGATTTCAACACGAGTATCTACTATGCACAAAGTGGCATGACATGGCCCAACTCTGATCTCCAGATCACGCAGTGCATGAGCCTGAACGAGATCATCAATGTGCCCGAGGAGTTTGTCTCGGCCGCACCACACTATGTTGTGAGTCAGTTGGACTGGCAACAGTGTCGCTACCTGTTTGTGAAACCGAGACCTGAGTTGTGCTCAACGCAGGCTTCAACTCAGGCTTCAACACAGGCTTCAACTCCGGCTCCGGTTACTCCACATGGTAGCTATACCCTGGCGCGGAATAAATCCAACGTTACAACCAAACCCAACGTTGGAGCATCCACACCTCCCAGCACCCACGGCAAGGGTGCGGTGCCTATGCGCACACAGCAAAAGGGACGTGAGGTAAAGGGTGAAAATTCTGCCGTCCTCAAGATCCCTCTGTCTGCCATCCCTTTGAGAACAATCCAGGTAGCGGGGACGGATGCAACCACCTCAACTTTGCTGGCCAAGCGAGTGCGTGACAGCCCCGAACTTAGCGAGGACGAAGATGCCGTAGACGTAGCTCTCTTGGTTAGCGACACAGAGACGAATGGACCAGCCGCTCAACGCCGTAGGAAAATGAGCACGGCGCAGGGGGATCGCGCGAAGCTTGGACTTACACCGTCAGTAAATATCACGCCCTTGTGGACGTAA
- a CDS encoding hypothetical protein (EggNog:ENOG503NX3Z) has protein sequence MAWDSKTTTRRRQSSAASRTRDIAIHARNQSRQPAQPLSDHVADPFLADFLSPTFDPATYLNNTLPQLQTSRSPPNQPPPNSLPLSDLSITTQSSLSQLSAHTTRLTTILTQLTDEIIRSGSRLAYEVEVLRGETISLTETLTETLDSPISKFIPGGGIKSILHPSSSESNPAPTTITSRSRALSSLPPPPPPPLETPPIPDPEYISQLRTLSLVRSRLAETQATFGSAMSFVFPPSETSVSSSFLSVSAPDTGALSTEEKGQQVLKELRQEILDLLDNKEDPIKGVEDAAKRVEELKDLCQVWKGTAEERGRQKFVEGLARLVGERHERLVREVTGQGHRRGESNGGSGNNGRLQQQQEGENKEGDNKGAAAAGQGGSGNTAAAGGGGYGGYGLISQLQKLRGGI, from the coding sequence ATGGCCTGGgactccaaaaccaccacccgccgccgccaaagcaGCGCAGCCTCCCGAACTCGTGACATCGCCATCCACGCCAGAAACCAATCCCGCCAACCCGCCCAACCCCTATCCGACCACGTCGCCGATCCTTTCCTGGCcgacttcctctcccccaccttcGACCCAGCGACCTACCTAAataacaccctcccccaactccaaacctcccgctccccccccaaccaaccccccccaaactccctccccctctccgacctctccatcaccacccagtcctccctctcccaactGTCCGCCCACACAACCCGCCTAACCACCATCTTAACCCAACTAACCGACGAAATAATCCGTTCCGGCTCCCGCCTAGCCTACGAGGTCGAAGTCCTCCGAGGCGAGACAATCTCCCTAACCGAAACCCTCACCGAAACCCTCGACTCGCCAATTTCAAAGTTTATCCCCGGAGGAGGCATAAAATCCATCCTCCACCCATCATCTTCAGAATCCAACCctgcccccaccaccatcaccagcagaTCCCGCGCtttatcctccctcccccctccccctcctcctcccttgGAAACCCCCCCCATCCCGGACCCGGAATACATCTCCCAACTccgcaccctctccctcgtccgCTCCCGCCTGGCAGAAACGCAGGCAACCTTTGGCTCTGCCATGTCCTTTGTTTTTCCCCCGTCGGAAACCTCtgtttcttcctcttttttgTCGGTATCTGCTCCTGACACGGGCGCGCTTTCTACTGAGGAGAAGGGGCAGCAAGTCCTGAAGGAACTGAGGCAAGAGATTTTGGATTTGCTAGATAATAAGGAGGATCCTAtcaagggggttgaggaCGCAGCGAAaagggtggaggagctgaaggaTTTGTGTCAGGTTTGGAAGGGGACcgcggaggagaggggacGACAGAAAtttgtggaggggttggctAGGCTTGTGGGGGAGAGGCATGAACGGcttgtgagggaggtgactGGGCAAGGGCataggaggggggagagtaatggggggagtgggaatAATGGGAGGttacaacagcaacaggagggggagaataAAGAGGGCGATAATAagggagcagcagcggcagggCAAGGAGGTAGTGGTaatactgctgctgctgggggcgGAGGGTATGGTGGGTATGGGCTTATTAGTCAGTTGCAgaagttgaggggggggatatAA
- the ATE1 gene encoding Arginyl-tRNA--protein transferase 1 (BUSCO:EOG092638AP; COG:O; EggNog:ENOG503NX69), producing MAGTRPYLQTPDDAAAAPLSYIYPIGYSNSSECGYCRASSNGQPDKQRWSYYAVSRSLEPAFYQKLVDRFWRRSGTLLYRPNQKNSCCPHYTLRLDSAEYKPTKDQRQALNRFNRHILGDTYARDAARLYPRSREQARKEKNDFDLVSKVHESEAKYLKGPPPAPSHEFSVTLEPDAFTDEKYKVFENYQRIVHREPPLKISRVGFRRFLCDSPLTRGAIVGADGTERKLGSYHQCYRIDGELVAVGVLDLLPNAVSAVYFMYHESIHFLNPGKLGAMREIALAREAGYRWWYPGYYVHTCAKMRYKIDYRPQYVLDPETLQWDPLDEEMLALYDKHHYVSLSRERRRQQQLMNGDGVLDDEEANNNDEDGGTQQENDALNVKPSEDEDDEEEGFLLTSDMPGIPSLAEMEEVDMGGLLLKSDQHDRFIEASELVIWDSEEISQHGRLKSRIAELVAAIGPDLMGEICIDFRKKANRLS from the exons ATGGCAGGGACCAGGCCATACCTGCAGACCCCTGACGATgctgcagcagcaccacTGTCATACATCTATCCAATCG GGTACAGTAACTCTTCCGAGTGTGGATATTGTCGTGCCAGTTCAAATGGTCAGCCAGACAAACAAC GATGGTCATATTATGCGGTCTCAAGGTCTTTAGAGCCCGCCTTTTATCAAAAGCTGGTGGATAGGTTTTGGCGTCGGTCGGGGACGTTGCTCTACCGACCAAACCAGAAGAATTCATGTTGTCCGCATTACACCCTCCGCCTAGACTCGGCCGAGTATAAGCCTACCAAGGACCAACGACAGGCTCTCAACCGCTTCAACCGCCACATCCTCGGAGATACCTATGCGAGAGACGCGGCGCGGCTGTACCCACGGTCACGCGAGCAAGCgaggaaggaaaaaaatGATTTTGACCTAGTCAGCAAGGTTCATGAGTCTGAAGCCAAGTATCTCAAAGGACCCCCACCGGCGCCATCCCACGAGTTCTCGGTCACGCTAGAGCCCGATGCATTCACCGACGAAAAGTACAAGGTATTCGAGAACTACCAGCGCATCGTGCATCGTGAACCACCACTCAAGATATCTCGCGTGGGATTTAGAAGGTTCTTATGCGACTCACCTTTGACCCGTGGCGCCATAGTGGGGGCGGACGGGACTGAGCGCAAGTTGGGCAGTTACCATCAATGCTATCGGATCGACGGCGAGCTTGTCGCCGTGGGTGTTTTGGATCTCTTACCTAACGCCGTCAGTGCGGTGTACTTCATGTACCATGAGTCGATCCATTTTCTCAACCCAGGAAAGCTCGGGGCGATGAGAGAGATTGCTTTAGCTCGTGAAGCAGGCTATCGGTGGTGGTATCCCGGCTACTATGTCCACACCTGCGCCAAAATGAGATACAAGATTGACTATCGACCTCAATATGTTCTTGATCCGGAGACTCTGCAATGGGATCCACTGGACGAGGAGATGTTGGCGCTGTATGACAAGCACCATTATGTTTCTTTGTCGAGGGAGAGaaggcggcagcagcagttaATGAACGGTGACGGTGTTCTTGATGACGAAGaggccaacaacaacgacgaggACGGGGGGACTCAACAGGAAAACGACGCCCTAAACGTCAAACCCTCtgaggacgaagacgacgaagaagaaggtttCCTCCTCACAAGCGATATGCCCGGTATCCCATCACTGGCCGAAATGGAAGAGGTAGACATGGGTGGTCTCCTACTCAAGTCCGACCAACATGACCGGTTCATCGAGGCATCCGAGCTGGTCATCTGGGACTCGGAGGAGATTAGCCAACACGGGAGGCTCAAGTCAAGGATAGCAGAGCTGGTGGCGGCGATTGGGCCGGACCTCATGGGGGAAATTTGCATTGATTTCCGAAAGAAAGCTAACAGACTGAGCTAG
- a CDS encoding hypothetical protein (BUSCO:EOG09265BJ3; COG:T; EggNog:ENOG503P2A9), with translation MAASGSNRPMESRTGRVKQRYNSKGERLVAGVVPLSADKSYVLMIQSTRRKGWVLPKGGWELDEECTEAAAREAWEEAGILVTIDYDLGDIEETSPRKKNSSSGKSKQKEAALYRFYEATVNSEEIEWPEKEKRERKWFTFVEAFEQLKDRPELQTALQRSTMKR, from the exons ATGGCCGCCAGCGGGAGCAATCGTCCCATGGAGTCGCGTACCGGGCGTGTTAAGCAGA GGTACAACAGTAAAGGCGAGCGTCTGGTGGCTGGAGTGGTCCCTCTGTCAGCCGACAAGAGCTATGTGCTCATGATTCAGTCTACTCGGCGCAAGGGTTGGGTCCTCCCCAAGGGTGGCTGGGAGCTGGACGAGGAGTGCACAGAGGCGGCTGCCCGCGAGGcttgggaggaggctggGATCCTGGTGACGATCGACTATGATTTGGGCGACATCGAAGAGACCAGTCCCCGCAAGAAGAACAGCTCATCCGGCAAATCCAAGCAGAAGGAGGCGGCCCTTTACCGATTTTATGAGGCGACGGTCAACAGCGAGGAGATTGAGTGGcccgagaaggagaagcggGAGCGCAAGTGGTTCACGTTTGTCGAAGCCTTTGAGCAACTCAAGGACCGCCCCGAGCTGCAAACCGCCTTGCAGCGTTCCACCATGAAGAGGTAA
- a CDS encoding hypothetical protein (EggNog:ENOG503P8QT) yields MDDLQTTEFDIGSIEVATINSDLSIVLTSSCVLSLPAIWDHVPDAIELYKASSEAIIWIAKAGGDCRVEFSTLLNGEPLDVAGLDPDTEVTISHLAAGCGIWLELGLDLRLKHATHPELEHSNPEAVYFLHHPDLSSSLIAPPELPFASFQELKVDIHYHINMSYSTDDQTEATETTGLPLEDRLEEAMTLLDIGLQKLIGVKKSIPGVKVTKSNNDLPSLIGIAPAVWNIPYLQSMTVHAQMIPSLARSIVRLKHSQSPSLRRKVEGLMPGDIDPEIWDVDDEIEDEIRKRLWLRCQTGIRSDPIQRISTSQTNADDNRQEEAPQRLLGGPKSAEERCGPRECGEAIINPLQYASTANQLAHYCGIPEGIYDDDNDYDEGYDADDSPLETDSFSPYSSSDIRALHSDDWQGSSEAEYFYTDGQGNVVTLQQDSDSTEPEAVGWDRSSSIDTMDFE; encoded by the exons ATGGACGATCTCCAGACAACCGAGTTTGACATTGGAAGCATTGAGGTTGCTACCATAAATTCCGACCTATCGATTGTTCTCACCAGCTCCTGCGTGCTCTCCTTACCCGCAATCTGGGACCACGTTCCAGACGCCATCGAGCTATATAAAGCCTCCTCTGAAGCAATTATCTGGATAGCCAAGGCAGGTGGTGATTGTCGGGTGGAATTCTCAACACTGTTGAACGGCGAACCCCTTGATGTTGCAGGCCTAGACCCTGACACTGAAGTCACAATCTCTCACTTGGCCGCTGGGTGCGGA ATCTGGCTGGAGCTCGGTCTTGATCTTCGACTGAAACACGCGACGCATCCTGAGCTTGAACATAGCAATCCTGAGGCTGTCTACTTTCTACACCACCCAGACCTGTCCTCCAGTCTGATCGCACCGCCCGAACTACCATTTGCCAGTTTTCAAGAGTTGAAAGTAGATATCCATTACCACATCAATATGTCATACTCAACAGACGATCAAACCGAGGCCACAGAAACGACTGGGTTGCCCTTGGAGGACAGATTGGAGGAAGCCATGACACTGCTGGACATTGGGCTTCAGAAGCTGATCGGAGTCAAGAAAAGCATACCGGGGGTGAAGGTTACAAAATCCAACAATGATTTGCCTTCATTGATTGGCATTGCCCCAGCCGTATGGAACATTCCATACTTACAG TCGATGACAGTACACGCGCAAATGATCCCTTCTCTGGCAAGAAGTATCGTCCGGCTGAAACACTCCCAGTCACCCAGTCTTCGGAGAAAGGTTGAGGGGTTGATGCCAGGTGATATTGACCCAGAGATATGGGATGTCGATGACGAAATCGAGGACGAAATCCGCAAACGCCTTTGGCTTCGATGCCAGACGGGTATTCGGTCGGATCCGATCCAAAGAATCAGCACATCTCAGACAAACGCAGATGACAATAGGCAGGAGGAAGCTCCCCAGAGACTCCTTGGTGGACCAAAGTCTGCGGAGGAGAGATGTGGTCCTCGTGAATGCGGAgaggccatcatcaaccctcTCCAGTACGCTTCCACAGCGAACCAACTCGCACACTATTGCGGCATTCCAGAAGGCATTTACGATGACGATAACGACTATGATGAGGGATACGATGCTGATGACAGCCCCTTAGAAACCGATTCATTTTCACCCTACTCTTCCTCGGACATTAGAGCCCTTCATTCAGACGACTGGCAAGGCAGTTCCGAAGCTGAGTACTTCTACACAGATGGACAAGGGAATGTGGTCACCCTCCAGCAGGATAGTGATTCTACAGAACCAGAGGCCGTAGGATGGGATCGCAGCTCGAGTATTGACACCATGGACTTCGAATAA
- a CDS encoding hypothetical protein (EggNog:ENOG503PFAY) codes for MGQFDWFSSIGATPEAVAVLNDQPILFTILLIVLVTIILQCVLIWYIHYATMKPEQKKAKEDKKKKKQAEKGGGAKK; via the coding sequence ATGGGTCAATTCGATTGGTTCTCCAGCATTGGCGCCACGCCAGAAGCCGTCGCCGTCCTCAACGACCAGcccatcctcttcaccatcctTCTCATCGTTCTCGTCACTATCATCCTCCAGTGCGTCCTCATCTGGTACATCCACTACGCCACCATGAAGCCTGAACAGAAGAAGGCAaaggaggacaagaaaaagaagaagcaggctGAGAAGGGTGGTGGCGCCAAGAAATAA